In Liquorilactobacillus nagelii DSM 13675, the following proteins share a genomic window:
- a CDS encoding cation diffusion facilitator family transporter — protein sequence MEQQTSGRRFFIVTLLNVIITFFELVGGLLSGSLALLSDAFHNFGDAFSVILSYVANKIGKRSPNSSNTYGYRRIEILTALLNSVLLIGVSIFLLIEAVRRLLHPQNVAGGIMFWVAVISFLANTLATLLLNHDSKHNLNIRATYLHLLSDALASIGVIISAGLIFFFKANWIDPLMTLLVSGYIIYESLPIVRQTFVILMEGAPKIDFDAVEQDLLQIPAIKGVHHCHAWQIDENQIVVSLHLNLEDLPLSQTEKIYTQVEQILKTKYQIAHVTIQAECDRGKGEKLFLTNQTDHQ from the coding sequence ATGGAACAACAAACCAGCGGTCGCCGTTTCTTTATCGTAACCTTATTAAATGTCATAATTACTTTTTTTGAATTAGTTGGCGGATTACTGTCTGGTAGTTTAGCCTTACTCTCGGATGCGTTTCATAACTTTGGTGATGCTTTTTCTGTAATTTTAAGCTACGTAGCTAATAAAATTGGCAAGCGTTCACCAAACTCAAGTAACACTTATGGTTACCGACGAATTGAGATTTTGACAGCCTTGCTTAACTCAGTTTTACTGATCGGCGTGTCTATTTTCTTACTAATTGAAGCTGTTCGGCGACTGCTTCATCCGCAAAACGTTGCTGGCGGAATTATGTTTTGGGTAGCCGTAATCAGTTTTTTGGCCAACACCTTAGCAACCTTATTATTAAATCATGATTCAAAACACAATTTAAACATTCGGGCAACCTACTTACATTTGTTGAGTGATGCCCTTGCTTCAATTGGGGTTATTATCAGTGCCGGATTGATTTTTTTCTTTAAAGCCAACTGGATTGATCCTTTAATGACTTTATTAGTCTCAGGCTATATTATTTATGAGTCCTTACCGATTGTCCGACAAACTTTTGTTATTTTAATGGAAGGTGCACCAAAAATTGACTTTGATGCTGTTGAACAAGACTTGTTGCAAATACCAGCAATTAAGGGGGTCCATCATTGCCATGCTTGGCAAATTGATGAAAATCAAATCGTTGTTTCTTTGCATTTAAACTTGGAAGACTTACCGTTAAGTCAGACTGAGAAAATTTATACTCAAGTCGAACAGATCTTAAAAACTAAGTATCAAATTGCTCATGTTACTATCCAAGCTGAGTGTGATCGTGGCAAGGGAGAAAAACTATTTTTAACAAACCAAACTGACCATCAATGA
- the tpx gene encoding thiol peroxidase: MEFTMHEKPVVTNGEPPAVGATFPEFKLIAAKDQTISLDDVKGKYTLISVVPDIDTRVCSLSTKKFNQQVDNFPAINFLTVSTNTLEEQKNWCAAEGVSKIQLLSDQDHQFGSALGIYIAAAKIDARSIWLLDQNGTIIYRELVTEMTHEPNYEQVLAKVKAVL, encoded by the coding sequence GTGGAGTTTACAATGCATGAGAAACCAGTAGTAACTAATGGCGAGCCACCTGCTGTTGGAGCAACTTTTCCGGAATTTAAACTTATTGCAGCAAAGGATCAAACAATTAGTTTGGATGATGTTAAGGGAAAATATACTTTAATTAGTGTTGTTCCTGATATTGATACACGAGTTTGTAGTTTATCAACGAAAAAATTTAATCAGCAAGTTGATAATTTCCCAGCAATCAATTTTTTGACGGTCTCGACTAATACACTTGAAGAGCAAAAAAATTGGTGTGCTGCTGAAGGTGTCAGCAAAATTCAATTATTGTCTGACCAAGACCATCAATTTGGTTCCGCTTTAGGAATTTACATTGCTGCAGCTAAAATTGATGCTCGCAGTATTTGGCTCTTAGACCAAAATGGAACAATCATTTATCGTGAATTAGTTACAGAAATGACTCACGAACCGAATTATGAACAAGTTTTAGCTAAAGTCAAAGCAGTTTTATAA
- a CDS encoding acetolactate synthase large subunit, with protein MTEKKTTARLLVECLENENVKYVFGIPGEENINLVDELNKSEKIHFVLTRHEQGASFMASTYGRLMGMPGVCIATLGPGAINLMLGVADAETNSTPLVAISAQGGLTRLHKESHQVIDLVSMFKPITQYADMVLTPRAVPEMVRKAFSTAKRDRPGASYLALPQDIEAESAPEESHPLAIDPLSVTQPTASDIEKAVELIAAAKHPIILAGDGVLWKHAEQEVRELSELLNIPVVTTFMSKGVISDRHKNSLGVVGFMRKDYENFAIDDADLIISIGFSIQQFDPQKINPKRDKKIIHINMFRQDVDNHYPVTVNIIANIRASLQTLIQALRLQEIHFSHQISEIKQLIHDELVNGANSQQLPLKPQTVVYQTRKQLPDDAVVLVDTGAVKMWMARLYQTYLSNTCLIDNGLSTMSWTLPGAIGAKLARPDKVVVAVMGDGSFLMNSQEIETAVRENLHLIIVIWEDHSYGLIKWKMDMEIQHHNGVDFDNPDFVKYAESFGAIGRQVTQLGEYAKFLQEAVAAKTGVYVIAVPVDYRENMKLIAKLGNTTMRI; from the coding sequence GTGACTGAGAAAAAAACAACGGCACGTTTATTAGTTGAATGTCTGGAAAATGAAAATGTTAAATATGTTTTTGGAATTCCTGGTGAAGAAAATATTAATTTAGTTGATGAATTAAACAAATCTGAGAAAATTCACTTTGTTTTGACTCGTCATGAGCAGGGAGCTTCTTTTATGGCCAGCACTTACGGCCGATTAATGGGGATGCCTGGAGTTTGTATTGCAACCTTGGGGCCGGGCGCAATTAATCTAATGCTAGGGGTGGCTGATGCTGAAACCAATTCAACTCCCTTAGTAGCAATTAGCGCTCAAGGAGGGTTGACTCGTTTGCATAAAGAATCGCATCAAGTAATTGATTTAGTCAGCATGTTCAAACCAATTACACAATATGCAGATATGGTATTGACACCTCGAGCGGTACCAGAAATGGTGCGCAAAGCTTTTTCAACCGCTAAGCGTGATCGGCCGGGAGCTTCATATTTGGCTTTGCCGCAAGATATTGAAGCTGAGTCAGCTCCGGAAGAAAGCCATCCTTTAGCGATTGATCCATTATCCGTTACGCAACCGACAGCTAGTGATATTGAAAAAGCGGTTGAATTGATTGCTGCAGCGAAACATCCAATTATTTTAGCTGGTGATGGTGTTTTATGGAAACATGCCGAACAAGAGGTTCGTGAACTAAGTGAACTATTAAATATCCCAGTTGTAACAACTTTTATGAGTAAAGGGGTTATTTCTGATCGGCACAAAAATTCCCTAGGTGTCGTTGGATTTATGCGCAAAGATTATGAAAATTTTGCGATTGATGATGCGGATTTGATTATTTCAATTGGTTTTTCGATTCAGCAGTTTGATCCGCAAAAAATAAATCCTAAACGTGATAAAAAGATTATTCATATTAATATGTTCCGCCAAGATGTCGATAATCATTATCCAGTCACTGTCAATATTATCGCAAACATTCGGGCAAGTTTACAAACTCTGATTCAGGCACTGCGGTTACAGGAAATTCATTTTTCACATCAAATTTCGGAAATTAAGCAGTTGATTCATGATGAATTAGTCAATGGTGCTAATAGCCAGCAATTACCATTAAAGCCACAGACCGTTGTCTATCAAACACGCAAACAGTTGCCAGATGATGCGGTTGTTTTAGTTGATACTGGCGCAGTTAAAATGTGGATGGCGCGGTTATACCAAACCTATTTGTCAAATACTTGTTTAATTGATAATGGTTTATCAACCATGTCTTGGACGCTGCCCGGAGCAATTGGAGCTAAACTTGCTCGTCCAGATAAGGTAGTAGTCGCCGTTATGGGTGATGGCAGCTTTTTAATGAATTCCCAAGAAATCGAAACAGCTGTTCGTGAAAATTTACATCTAATAATTGTTATCTGGGAAGATCATTCTTATGGTTTGATTAAATGGAAAATGGATATGGAAATTCAACATCACAATGGCGTTGACTTCGATAATCCAGATTTTGTTAAATATGCTGAAAGTTTTGGAGCAATTGGCCGGCAAGTAACGCAATTAGGAGAGTACGCTAAGTTTTTGCAAGAAGCGGTGGCAGCAAAAACAGGTGTCTATGTAATTGCGGTCCCAGTTGATTATCGGGAAAATATGAAGTTGATTGCCAAGTTGGGAAATACTACCATGCGAATTTAG